In the genome of Pontibacter actiniarum, the window GGTTAACGCCAACTATCACAAGTATAGCCAGCTCGTGTTTGAAAGGGTTTTATACTTCTCTTACTGGTCCATAAATTCCTGGCTTCTGCCTACAGACCATTCGTAGCCAGTGCTGCCAACTGATCTTTTAGCTGCAACGCCTGTACGAGTAGTTCGGCGTTGGTTTTAGCCTTTCTACCGTCGGGCAAGATCAGCACGTCTTCAAACCCAATTCTTGTCTCGTAATTTTTGCTGAATGCAACTTTTATAAACTCCCAGCAGGTTTTATCAAACCCATGTAGCAGGATTGGGAGCCGCACGCCGGCATCATTTAAATGGTTTTCAATTTTCTGAACAGTTTCAAATGCCAAAGCAAACTCCTGCTCTTGTGGCTCCATCAGGATTCTTCTAAACCGGCCTTTTGAAAAGAGTTGGCCAAAGCTTTTAGCTGCCTCGAGCTTGCTCAGCCCAGCTTCGATTTGTATGCCTTTTTTAGTAACCAACTCCGTTACTTCTTCAGCCCCAGCCTCATCGTAATTTACAGAAACAAAGTCTGGCATCACCTTCCAAGAGCTTATTTGCTCCAGCCTTGTGTTTAAATCTGGCTCAATCCATTCCCCTGTGCTTATTCCGACTGGCACCCGGCTTAATTCTTTCCGTAGCGCCGCTATTTGTTCTTCCACAAAAATGCTTTCCAATGTTTCGTTTCCTTCGGCGTCTCTGGGATGAAAGTGTATGCTGTCTGCTCCTTTTATACATGCTGCAACGGCAGAAGCTACAATTGACTCGGTCGTTTTTGGGACGATGCTTTCTTTTCTGGCTCCGTTAAGTGCAATCTGAATCATACTTGTGCTCTTTTGTTGGTAATGGTTCTCACCGAAACTTGAAGTATAAAGTGGCTGGGGCCCGCTCACTTTAAGTGGCTAAGAAGTCTTTCATTTCGCCCGGCCAGGGATAGTGCCCGTTTTGCCGCATTAGCAAGACCATTTCCCCGAGGTGAAAAGACAGATGCACTGACATTTCCTGGATGATGGTCAGCTTTTGCGCAAGGTTCTCACCTCCAGCAGCCAAGGCCATTATTTCCTGTTTGATGTCTTCAATCTGTTGGTTAAAAGTCCCGATGACTTGCTGTAGCGCTTGTTGCGAATGAACAGCAGGACCAGTTTTCCAGGTATCTAGTTCATCCATACCTGCGGGCGTTCTTCCTTTTATTTTATCCAGCTGAAATTCTTGCCACAGGACTAAATGGTTTAATATCTGCCAAACGCTTTTAGGAGTATGTGCCGCTTTAAAACTGGCTTTAGACACGTCCATGTTAGCAAGAACTTTGAAAGTGTCGAACGAATCAGAAAATATGCTGGCAAAGTTCATTGGCTTGTCGTTAGCGGTATACCTGAAGGTTTGTGCAGGCCACAAGGCCCATCGGCGGCTGCACTTGAGGTGTTGGCGTGGACATGTTGCGATTACTTTTTTGTCCGCTTCCCCATCACCCAAACTTCTTTTATTTTCTGTAAACTTGTGATATCAACGGTTGGGTTGCCTTCAACTAGTATGAAATTGGCGCTGTGGCCTCTCCGGGGTAACAAGTTCTGGTCTAAACCAAACGCTTGAATTGGTTTGACCGTAGCCGTTTTCAATGCTTCCGTTTCACTCAGCCCAACCGAAACCAGCAGCTTCATTTCGGTAATCAGGCTTTCCCCAAACTTTAGACCCAGGTTCGGGGCATCGGTTCCTGCCAGTAGCGTAATTCCCGCCTTGTGAAGCCTGTTTACTTCCTGACGGATATCCTGGAATGGGAGGTAATGATTCGCCCCGCCCTGCTTTTCCCTAAACTGCAGCAGCTCTCTCGTCACAAGCAAAGTAGGTATCACAAAGGGTTTCTTCTCCTGAAGCAGGCTAAGCTCTTCATCTGTCATCTTCCTGTCAAGCCATATATGCGATACCACATCAATACCCAATTCACTGATCTTTGTGGCGTCTCCGGCGGTTGATATATGCCCTACGGCTAGCTTATCGAATTGATGGGAAGCCTTGATAAGGGCGCCTATCGTTTCATAGTCCAGCGTAGGGAGCATAGGCTCCCGTATGATTTTTAGAAGGTCTGCCCCCTCTTTCACCCTATCCGCTACAAACGTTCGCGGCTCTCGCTCTTTTGTCACCGTTGGAATGGGAGCGCCAAACTGTGTTCCGTGGCCACCTGCAACCGTCAGCGCCGGGCCAGACGAGAGCAGGCTGGCGTGGAGGAAAGAGTCCCTGCTTGCTTTTAACTTATTTGCTACTCCGGGGGGAGAGTGTAAATCAACGACCGCAAACACGCCTTCACGAAGCGACGCATGCAGTTGTGCCAGGGAACTGATGTGCACATGAGCGTCGATCAGCGGAGGTATGATGGTGTAGCCACCCGCTTCTATCACTTCCTCTGCAATATACCGCCCTATTTCTGAGGTGATGTCTACTATCTTTCCATCGTCCACAACAACACTTACCTCTTCCCTTACCTCTACTCCATCGAACAGTCTGACATTATGTATGATGTAGTCGACTTTCTGTTTGGGTTGGCAGGCAGCGGTAAGCCATAAGAAGGTTAAGAGTAGAAAAGAGTCTAAAGTTATTTTCATTGTTGTTGCGTTGTGTGCGCCGTGGGTTTTATAGTACGGTCCCAATGCAATGGCTTTCTCACTGCTCTGTTTAGCCAATGTCTGCGTGAAGACGGAACGATGTGCGGCGTATCTTAGCAGCGCCTGTTTCTATTTTTGGTTCTCCACTGGGGTCTTGAATCTCACCCTAAAAGGCTTGAGTGGGTATCCCTCGGCTGACATAAAGCCCTCCGAAACGATAAAAT includes:
- a CDS encoding 3-keto-5-aminohexanoate cleavage protein, which produces MIQIALNGARKESIVPKTTESIVASAVAACIKGADSIHFHPRDAEGNETLESIFVEEQIAALRKELSRVPVGISTGEWIEPDLNTRLEQISSWKVMPDFVSVNYDEAGAEEVTELVTKKGIQIEAGLSKLEAAKSFGQLFSKGRFRRILMEPQEQEFALAFETVQKIENHLNDAGVRLPILLHGFDKTCWEFIKVAFSKNYETRIGFEDVLILPDGRKAKTNAELLVQALQLKDQLAALATNGL
- a CDS encoding DinB family protein encodes the protein MNFASIFSDSFDTFKVLANMDVSKASFKAAHTPKSVWQILNHLVLWQEFQLDKIKGRTPAGMDELDTWKTGPAVHSQQALQQVIGTFNQQIEDIKQEIMALAAGGENLAQKLTIIQEMSVHLSFHLGEMVLLMRQNGHYPWPGEMKDFLAT
- a CDS encoding amidohydrolase family protein; translated protein: MKITLDSFLLLTFLWLTAACQPKQKVDYIIHNVRLFDGVEVREEVSVVVDDGKIVDITSEIGRYIAEEVIEAGGYTIIPPLIDAHVHISSLAQLHASLREGVFAVVDLHSPPGVANKLKASRDSFLHASLLSSGPALTVAGGHGTQFGAPIPTVTKEREPRTFVADRVKEGADLLKIIREPMLPTLDYETIGALIKASHQFDKLAVGHISTAGDATKISELGIDVVSHIWLDRKMTDEELSLLQEKKPFVIPTLLVTRELLQFREKQGGANHYLPFQDIRQEVNRLHKAGITLLAGTDAPNLGLKFGESLITEMKLLVSVGLSETEALKTATVKPIQAFGLDQNLLPRRGHSANFILVEGNPTVDITSLQKIKEVWVMGKRTKK